The following coding sequences are from one Panicum hallii strain FIL2 chromosome 5, PHallii_v3.1, whole genome shotgun sequence window:
- the LOC112892700 gene encoding pectinesterase-like, producing MAADIRATTALPAILVLSLSLLVVAARSDTAVATPVTPSTACNETTDPNFCRTVLPSNGTSNLYTYGRFSVARSLANANRFLALVNRYLARGGRGLSPGAVAALQDCQLLSVLNIDFLSSAGATLNTSANSTLLDPQAEDVQTLLSAILTNQQTCADGLQAAASAWSVRDGLAVPMANSTKLYSVSLSLFTRAWVPAAGKSGGRRSRGSSSANKPPHHGHGRGLFDATDDEMVRRMALEGAAAAVPVVGEVTVDQSGAGNYTTVGDAVAAAPSNLAGSNGYFVIRVAAGVYEENVVVPKNKKYVMMIGDGIGQSVITGNRSVVDGWTTFNSATFAVLGTGFVAVNMTFRNTAGPAKHQAVALRSGADLSTFYRCSFEAYQDTLYTHSLRQFYRACDIYGTVDYVFGNAAVVFQGCNLYSRLPMRGQSNTVTAQGRTDPNQNTGTTLQGCVVAAAPDLAANAAFPVATYLGRPWKLYSRTVIMQSEVDAVVDPAGWMPWDGDFALATLFYAEYNNSGPGADTSRRVAWPGFHVLGSVADAGNFTVGNMVLGDFWLPQTGVPFTSGLN from the exons ATGGCGGCAGACATTCGCGCCACCACCGCGCTCCCAGCCATCCTGGTGCTCTCGCTGTCCCTGCTCGTCGTAGCGGCCCGCTCCGACACGGCGGTGGCCACGCCGGTGACGCCGTCGACCGCGTGCAACGAGACGACGGACCCCAACTTCTGCCGGACCGTGCTCCCGTCCAACGGCACCAGCAACCTCTACACCTACGGTCGCTTCTCCGTGGCCAGGTCCCTCGCCAACGCCAACAGGTTCCTCGCCCTCGTCAACCGCTACCTCgctcgcggcggccgcggcctctcCCCCGGCGCCGTCGCCGCACTGCAGGACTGCCAGCTCCTCTCCGTGCTCAACATCGACTTCCTGTCCTCCGCGGGCGCCACGCTCAACACGTCCGCCAACAGCACCCTCCTCGACCCGCAGGCCGAGGACGTGCAGACGCTGCTGTCGGCGATCCTGACCAACCAGCAGACGTGCGCCGACGGCCTGcaggccgccgcctccgcgtgGTCCGTGCGCGACGGGCTCGCCGTGCCCATGGCCAACAGCACCAAGCTCTACAGCGTCTCGCTCTCGCTCTTCACCAGGGCGTGGGTGCCGGCCGCGGGCAAGTCCGGCGGCAGGAGGTCGAGGGGGTCATCGTCGGCCAACAAGCCGCCCCACCACGGCCACGGGAGGGGGCTGTTCGACGCCACCGACGACGAGATGGTCCGCAGGATGGCGCTcgagggcgccgccgcggcggtgccGGTGGTCGGCGAGGTCACCGTGGACCAGAGCGGCGCGGGGAACTACACGACCGTCGGCGacgccgtggcggcggcgccgagcaaCCTCGCCGGGAGCAACGGGTACTTCGTGATACGCGTCGCGGCGGGCGTGTACGAGGAGAATGTGGTGGTGCCCAAGAACAAGAAGTACGTCATGATGATCGGCGACGGCATCGGACAGTCGGTCATCACCGGCAACCGGAGCGTCGTCGACGGCTGGACAACCTTCAACTCGGCCACGTTCG CTGTTCTGGGGACAGGTTTCGTGGCTGTGAACATGACGTTCCGGAACACGGCCGGCCCTGCGAAGCACCAGGCGGTGGCGCTCCGCTCCGGCGCGGACCTGTCGACGTTCTACCGGTGCAGCTTCGAGGCGTACCAGGACACGCTGTACACGCACTCCCTCCGGCAGTTCTACCGCGCCTGCGACATCTACGGCACCGTGGACTACGTGTTCGGCAACGCCGCCGTCGTGTTCCAGGGCTGCAACCTCTACTCCCGCCTTCCCATGCGGGGGCAGAGCAACACCGTCACGGCGCAGGGCCGCACGGACCCGAACCAGAACACGGGCACCACGCTCCAGGGCTGCGtcgtggcggcggcgcccgaCCTGGCCGCCAACGCGGCGTTCCCCGTGGCCACCTACCTCGGCCGGCCGTGGAAGCTCTACTCCCGGACGGTGATCATGCAGTCGGAGGTGGACGCGGTGGTGGACCCCGCGGGGTGGATGCCGTGGGACGGCGACTTCGCGCTGGCCACACTCTTCTACGCCGAGTACAACAACTCGGGGCCCGGGGCGGACACGAGCAGGCGGGTGGCGTGGCCGGGGTTCCACGTGCTCGGCAGCGTCGCCGACGCCGGCAACTTCACCGTCGGGAACATGGTGCTCGGGGACTTCTGGCTGCCCCAGACCGGCGTGCCTTTCACGAGCGGGCTGAACTGA